In one Sphingobacterium daejeonense genomic region, the following are encoded:
- a CDS encoding DUF695 domain-containing protein, whose translation MFKSLFRKKIEIPSHDENWQVYFSRINNQKASVIVDLNVADIAPVKDLPFVFYLIVPYDSAGEDGLPTMESFKLINEVEDKIAELKDKYTKNLLHVATISMNAERLQMYYCHRISDTEAFLHQVDIAFGERLTYQTDYREDLKWDDFYDLAYPLPFQLEMIKNRSVVKMLIEAGDSLSQARPIHHYLNFVEEKDVADFLEFAEKEGFAIQSKEKEQDGWKVSISRSDYISYEHIDDLCLPLWEKAEAHNGHYDGWESQVISN comes from the coding sequence ATGTTCAAATCCTTGTTCAGAAAAAAAATAGAGATTCCAAGTCATGATGAGAATTGGCAGGTTTATTTTTCTCGAATCAATAATCAAAAAGCTTCGGTGATCGTAGATCTGAATGTGGCAGATATTGCTCCAGTAAAAGACCTTCCTTTTGTTTTTTATTTGATTGTTCCTTATGATTCTGCGGGGGAGGACGGTCTACCTACCATGGAGAGTTTTAAGCTCATCAATGAAGTTGAAGATAAGATTGCTGAACTAAAGGATAAATATACAAAGAACTTACTGCATGTTGCAACGATAAGTATGAATGCAGAAAGATTACAGATGTATTACTGCCATAGAATTTCTGACACTGAGGCGTTTTTACATCAGGTAGACATTGCATTCGGTGAACGCTTAACTTACCAGACCGATTATCGGGAAGACTTAAAATGGGATGATTTTTACGATCTAGCATATCCATTGCCTTTTCAGCTTGAAATGATCAAGAACAGAAGTGTCGTAAAAATGCTAATCGAGGCAGGGGATTCATTATCTCAAGCACGGCCGATCCACCATTATTTGAATTTTGTAGAGGAAAAAGATGTTGCTGACTTTTTGGAATTTGCAGAGAAGGAAGGGTTTGCAATACAATCCAAAGAAAAGGAACAGGACGGGTGGAAAGTGAGTATATCCCGGTCAGATTATATTTCCTATGAACATATAGATGATTTATGCTTACCCCTTTGGGAAAAAGCGGAAGCACATAACGGCCATTATGATGGATGGGAATCGCAAGTTATTTCAAATTAG
- a CDS encoding 5-oxoprolinase encodes MSNTKPLQQHLVEQFHHYSTNELVILNNDLVRSNWGKNKTAFRTALLSTLSKRGIDLSAIISTEDGFTQIQRVPVKLSENRLIPE; translated from the coding sequence ATGTCCAACACAAAACCCTTACAACAACACCTAGTGGAACAATTCCACCACTACAGCACCAATGAATTGGTAATTCTAAACAATGACTTAGTTAGATCAAACTGGGGAAAAAATAAAACAGCTTTCAGAACTGCTTTGTTGAGCACCTTATCTAAACGAGGAATTGATCTCTCCGCAATAATCAGCACCGAAGACGGATTTACTCAAATACAACGAGTACCAGTCAAATTATCAGAAAATAGACTTATTCCGGAATAG
- the rpoN gene encoding RNA polymerase factor sigma-54 gives MLKQTLQQKLLQKLSPQQIQFIKLLQVPTVSLDARIKEELEENPALEDGSLTNMNDPVEEYPDKDPDDDFNMEENSYEDEFSVDEYIQEDDYKDYGGGYDHDDEDGKKEIPIAVQDSFYENLQNQLDLLALSDKDYIVGQQIIGSLDDDGYLRRPILSLIDDLAFSQNVIVEEEDVEDILKIVQSFDPAGIGARNLQECLAIQLRKKDLTNPIIQQAMMVVENYLDEFTKKHYDKIEKQLGVNSEELKEIVNEILKLNPKPGDSGAAAGKQLQIIPDFHISNNDGILHLTLNGRNAPELRVSRSYQEMFEHYEKAEKNDKKMREAVQFVKQKLDSAKWFIDAIKQRQQTLLKTMNAIMEYQYDYFLTGDDRMLKPMILKDIADKIEMDISTVSRVANSKYVQTEFGTFLLKSFFSEAIQTESGEEVSNKEVKKILEECIANEDKRKPLADEKLTEILKEKGYSIARRTVAKYREAMNIPVARLRKEL, from the coding sequence ATGTTAAAACAAACTTTACAGCAAAAACTATTACAAAAACTTTCACCGCAACAAATTCAATTCATCAAATTGCTACAGGTGCCAACAGTTTCATTGGACGCCCGCATCAAAGAAGAATTGGAAGAAAACCCTGCGCTGGAGGACGGTAGTTTGACTAACATGAACGACCCCGTGGAAGAATATCCCGATAAAGATCCGGATGATGACTTCAACATGGAAGAAAACAGCTATGAAGATGAATTCAGTGTTGATGAATATATCCAAGAAGATGACTACAAAGACTATGGCGGTGGATATGACCATGATGATGAAGACGGAAAAAAAGAAATCCCTATCGCTGTACAAGATTCTTTCTACGAAAATCTACAAAACCAACTTGATCTACTAGCACTATCTGATAAAGATTATATAGTTGGTCAACAAATAATCGGATCTCTTGATGACGATGGTTACCTAAGGAGACCTATCCTATCTTTGATTGACGACCTTGCGTTTTCACAAAATGTAATTGTTGAAGAAGAAGATGTCGAAGACATACTCAAGATTGTTCAATCATTTGACCCTGCCGGCATTGGAGCAAGGAATCTTCAGGAATGCTTGGCAATCCAGTTAAGAAAGAAAGATCTCACCAACCCGATTATCCAACAAGCGATGATGGTCGTGGAAAATTACCTCGATGAATTCACGAAGAAACATTACGATAAAATCGAAAAGCAATTAGGTGTAAACTCTGAGGAGCTGAAAGAAATCGTCAATGAAATTCTTAAGTTGAATCCTAAGCCAGGTGATTCAGGTGCAGCTGCAGGAAAACAATTGCAGATTATCCCTGACTTCCATATCTCCAATAATGATGGTATCCTGCACTTGACCTTAAATGGCAGAAACGCCCCTGAACTAAGAGTTTCAAGGTCTTATCAAGAAATGTTTGAGCATTACGAAAAAGCGGAAAAAAACGACAAAAAAATGCGTGAAGCAGTTCAGTTTGTTAAACAGAAACTTGATTCCGCAAAATGGTTTATCGATGCCATCAAACAAAGACAACAGACTCTTTTGAAAACCATGAATGCTATCATGGAATATCAATATGACTACTTCCTAACTGGCGACGACAGAATGCTTAAACCAATGATTTTAAAGGATATAGCCGACAAGATCGAAATGGATATTTCAACTGTATCCCGCGTTGCCAACTCCAAATACGTGCAAACAGAATTCGGAACTTTCTTATTAAAATCATTCTTCTCAGAAGCTATTCAAACAGAATCTGGCGAGGAAGTTTCTAACAAAGAAGTGAAAAAGATTCTAGAGGAGTGTATTGCTAACGAAGACAAGAGAAAACCTTTGGCAGATGAGAAATTAACCGAAATCCTGAAGGAAAAAGGTTATTCGATCGCGAGGCGTACTGTTGCTAAATACCGTGAAGCAATGAACATCCCGGTAGCACGTTTAAGAAAAGAATTATAA
- a CDS encoding beta-eliminating lyase-related protein has translation MKETGNADSQIFFVSGGTQANLLVISHLLKPYESVIAADTGHIEVHETGAIENSGHKINLIPNREGKINIEGIQAIVDAHYRQSYGKTSYGLHFTMYRIGQHLQQSRTHGNLKLLQIK, from the coding sequence ATCAAAGAAACCGGCAACGCAGATTCTCAGATATTCTTTGTTTCAGGTGGAACTCAAGCAAACCTTCTTGTTATCAGTCACCTTTTGAAACCATATGAATCTGTTATTGCAGCAGACACTGGACATATTGAAGTCCATGAAACAGGAGCAATTGAAAATTCAGGACATAAAATAAACCTGATTCCAAATCGCGAAGGCAAAATAAATATTGAAGGGATCCAAGCCATTGTGGATGCACATTACCGACAATCATATGGTAAAACCAGCTATGGTTTACATTTCACAATGTACAGAATTGGGCAGCATCTACAGCAAAGCAGAACTCATGGAAATCTCAAATTGCTGCAAATCAAATAA
- a CDS encoding beta-eliminating lyase-related protein, whose translation MVYISQCTELGSIYSKAELMEISNCCKSNKLLLFIDGARLGTALTSSANDLTLKDIASLADVFYIGGTKNGALLGEAIVFQDHKLSQGFDYYLKQKGALMAKGRVLGAQFLALVQG comes from the coding sequence ATGGTTTACATTTCACAATGTACAGAATTGGGCAGCATCTACAGCAAAGCAGAACTCATGGAAATCTCAAATTGCTGCAAATCAAATAAATTGCTACTTTTTATCGATGGTGCAAGATTGGGAACTGCCCTAACCTCTTCTGCAAATGATTTAACCCTCAAAGATATTGCAAGCCTCGCAGATGTATTCTATATTGGTGGCACCAAAAATGGAGCCTTATTAGGCGAAGCTATTGTTTTTCAAGACCATAAGCTTTCTCAGGGGTTCGATTATTACTTGAAACAAAAGGGAGCATTGATGGCTAAAGGCCGCGTATTAGGGGCTCAATTCCTAGCATTGGTTCAAGGATAA
- a CDS encoding helix-turn-helix domain-containing protein, with translation MGLAEIYYKKSDYEKSKLAFESAEQYIRDFPEGITRILASAEYSYFYYLSGNFDVFNTEMENAIKSLNALKSDKLEEYDRRYLENAKATIAINLACGYIMKEDFDQAAEELKLVDQIYEENFKGDVNTNSVHTILVKGKYHFFKKEFEKAIPFFQEVIKINESQEFQEDAYMSEVFLGIIYYQLGDYNSSLSHLETAIKSPMVVADYVKYEMESYRYAYLASKQLNDTDKSLMYSGLYMEQDEQLNDNERSNFINSFINNLEVGKLQKDLSAKNNTNFLLRYILFGLAVLIAGLGIILFYQFKENKKNKQKIADYLDQLNSDKKKKEDSSSAKKEAIVQENNAIAQTQEMDEKTVRILDKLEEFEEGDLFVDSKMSLAYLASYLGTNTITLSKIINTYKEMNFNDYINGLRIRYIIEKIKNEPKFEQYKISYLAEVSGFSSHSIFSKAFKKSTGVTPSQFLDYLKDEPVGQ, from the coding sequence TTGGGTTTAGCAGAGATCTACTACAAGAAATCGGATTATGAAAAAAGTAAACTAGCATTTGAGAGTGCTGAGCAATATATTAGGGATTTTCCAGAAGGTATAACACGAATCTTGGCATCAGCAGAATATTCATATTTCTACTATTTAAGCGGAAATTTTGATGTTTTCAATACAGAAATGGAAAATGCCATCAAGAGCTTGAACGCTCTCAAGTCTGACAAACTTGAAGAATATGATCGCAGGTATTTGGAGAATGCTAAGGCCACGATAGCTATTAATTTGGCTTGCGGATATATCATGAAGGAGGATTTTGATCAAGCTGCTGAAGAGTTGAAATTGGTTGATCAGATTTATGAGGAAAATTTCAAGGGAGATGTGAACACCAATTCTGTTCATACGATCTTGGTTAAGGGTAAATATCATTTTTTCAAAAAGGAGTTCGAGAAAGCCATTCCATTTTTTCAGGAAGTAATAAAAATCAATGAGAGCCAGGAATTCCAAGAAGATGCTTATATGTCTGAAGTTTTTCTTGGAATTATTTATTATCAATTAGGAGATTATAATTCCTCTTTATCCCATTTGGAAACTGCAATTAAGAGTCCAATGGTAGTTGCTGATTATGTAAAGTATGAGATGGAATCCTACCGATATGCTTATTTGGCCAGTAAGCAATTAAATGACACAGACAAATCATTGATGTATTCAGGTTTGTATATGGAACAGGATGAGCAACTCAATGATAACGAAAGATCAAATTTTATTAATTCATTCATCAATAATCTAGAAGTCGGAAAACTTCAAAAAGACCTTTCAGCAAAAAATAATACTAACTTTTTATTGAGATATATACTTTTTGGCTTGGCTGTATTGATTGCCGGGTTGGGGATTATCTTGTTTTATCAATTTAAAGAAAACAAGAAAAACAAGCAAAAAATTGCTGACTACCTGGATCAATTGAATTCAGACAAGAAAAAGAAAGAGGATAGTTCAAGTGCTAAGAAGGAGGCAATTGTTCAAGAAAACAATGCTATAGCACAAACTCAAGAAATGGATGAAAAGACCGTTCGCATTTTGGACAAGCTTGAGGAATTTGAAGAAGGGGATCTTTTCGTAGACAGTAAAATGAGTTTGGCTTATCTAGCGAGTTATTTAGGTACGAATACGATTACACTCTCAAAAATAATCAATACCTACAAGGAGATGAATTTCAATGATTACATTAATGGTTTGCGGATCCGTTATATCATTGAAAAAATCAAAAATGAACCGAAATTTGAACAGTACAAAATTTCCTATTTAGCGGAGGTCAGTGGATTCTCATCCCACAGTATCTTCAGTAAAGCATTCAAGAAAAGTACTGGTGTAACGCCTTCACAATTTTTGGATTATCTGAAAGATGAGCCTGTCGGACAGTAA
- a CDS encoding YidB family protein has translation MAPLVMAYLNKQKQSQGESGSGGGLGDLLGNILGGGSSNAGSSGGGIGDLIGSVLGGGSQSNDQAPTNSSQPNISGGLGDLVGQFFDQKNDKNTKGSILDSLAGMFGK, from the coding sequence TTGGCTCCATTGGTAATGGCTTATTTAAACAAGCAAAAACAATCTCAAGGAGAGTCAGGATCTGGAGGCGGTTTAGGCGACTTACTAGGAAATATCTTAGGTGGTGGATCCTCGAATGCAGGCTCTTCGGGTGGTGGAATTGGAGACCTAATTGGCAGTGTATTGGGAGGTGGATCTCAATCAAATGACCAAGCTCCTACAAATTCTTCACAACCGAATATCTCTGGTGGTCTTGGTGATCTAGTTGGACAATTCTTCGACCAAAAGAACGACAAAAATACTAAAGGCAGCATCTTAGATAGCTTAGCCGGTATGTTTGGAAAATAA
- the idi gene encoding isopentenyl-diphosphate Delta-isomerase, translated as MAPEEFVILVDQNDQEIGEMEKQEAHVLNKKHRAFSVFLFDENNNMILQQRADSKYHSPGLWTNACCGHPRPNETTINAAKRRTFEEMGIHVDIHEVFQISYEEKLENGLWENEYDHIFIGKYSQSNFNLNPEEIQDIKSISLDDLKKNLQENPENYTFWFKLIFGKMDFEDIL; from the coding sequence ATGGCTCCAGAAGAATTTGTGATATTGGTTGATCAGAATGATCAAGAAATCGGTGAAATGGAAAAACAAGAAGCGCATGTACTCAATAAAAAACATAGAGCATTTTCGGTATTTCTATTTGATGAGAATAACAACATGATATTACAGCAAAGAGCTGATTCAAAATACCATAGCCCTGGCTTGTGGACAAACGCATGCTGTGGACACCCTAGACCTAATGAAACTACCATAAATGCTGCAAAAAGAAGGACCTTTGAAGAAATGGGAATACATGTGGACATTCATGAAGTGTTCCAGATTAGTTACGAAGAGAAACTCGAAAATGGCCTATGGGAAAATGAGTATGACCATATATTCATCGGAAAATACTCCCAAAGCAACTTCAACCTAAACCCTGAAGAAATTCAAGATATTAAATCCATCAGCCTGGATGACCTTAAGAAAAACCTGCAAGAAAACCCAGAAAATTATACCTTTTGGTTTAAGCTGATTTTTGGGAAAATGGATTTTGAGGACATTCTTTAG